The Alnus glutinosa chromosome 1, dhAlnGlut1.1, whole genome shotgun sequence region GGGTATCAATCACAGTGTCATAACTTGGGTATTAGTCCTATTCCCCTCGATGTTTCACTCACTAGCCTTTTTGCTAGTGGCTTGGTCAAAGGATTTGTAAAAATTCATTTTCGACCTCACAAAGTTGATGGAAATTATACCGGTCTCAATAAGCTGTCTCACAATATTGGGCACTTTTTCTAGTATAAATCTTGCTCTTTGCTTGAGTTATGTCAACCTATCAATCACAATAAAAACACAGGTGGAACTGAATTagtatataaaggcaaatcaaTTAATCAATTGGCTTCTTAACCATTCATCTTCTGTTCTTCCATTCTTCAATGAAATTAACTCTGACCCCATAGTAAATTTTGCTATGCAAGTCTGTTTTGAAGACTTCCAAGAAATTGCTCATTTAGTCAAAGTAAACACATAGCCACATATAGGCTTTAGCCCATCTGAATTAGAAATTTAGTTAGCATCGCAATATCCTTTCAATAAAGGAGAATAACCACAATATGACAAACCTCAATTAATTGTGCCTTTTAAGTATATCAACAATTTAGAGATAGCATCACAATGCTCAACACCAGGATTATGAGTATATCTACTCAATTTGCTaacaacatatacaatatcaGGGCGTGTATAATTTGTCAAAACATTAAGTTACCAATGAATTGTGCATATTTTTCTTACAAAACACAGTCATTGTGATTCTTAACCAAGTGTATTTTTGAATCATATGGTGTGACATAAACGGATAATTAAAGTGCTCAAATCTTTCAAGCTTCTTTTCAACATAATGTGTCTGAGATAAAATAATGCAATCTCTATCTCTAATAACTTTAATGTCCAAAATGACGTTGGCTTTACCCATGTCTTTCATATCAAAATTAGATGCAATAAATCTTTTAGCTGTATGCACAACATCAATgttagttaaaaaataattaagtcaccaatatatatatataaatatagacAAATAATGACACCTTCATTATTGTAAAACTTGCTATGCATTTACCTACACCATTAATCAAATATGCATTAAACAACATCACATTGTCAAACTTTTCATACCATTGTTTAGGAGCTTGGTTTAATCCAACAAGGATTTCATCAATTTAAACACTTTGTGTTCTTGAACGGGGATTACAAGTCCTTTAGGCTGCTCCACATAAATCTCTTTaccatttataaaaataattttgacatccatttgttGTACAACGAGTTTATAAATAGAAGCAATGACAAAcaatattctaacaaataaATTCTAGTAACCGAAGAATTGGTATCAAAATAATCAACATGTCGCCTTTGCTTATAGCCTTTACCCACCAAGTGTGTTTTGTATTTATCTATTATATCATTTGCTTTAAGCTTCTTTTTGAACATCCATTTACACCCAATTGGTTTGGTTTTAGGAGGTAATTCAATGAGTTTTCAAGTATGATTAGACATAATTGATTCCAATTCATTATTTATAACATTTAACCAAAATAGTTGTATCAAATAGATTTAATTCCTTCATCATAATATGTTGGATAATCATCAACAatataagcaataaaacattacctaaattcctttcttttctagCTCGCTTGCTTCTTCTCAATTCTTGCACATCATCAACGAATTTATTAGAAGCAATAGAAGATTCATACaataatttttccttatttttcaaaGGAGACACATGCTCAAAGAAAATAGTATTTTTagattcaataataatattGTAATATAAAACATCACTTTTGATAATAAGTAATCTATAGCATGAACTATTGCAAACATAAGCAATAAAAGCACAATCATAAGTTCTAGAACCAAGTTTCCTCATTTTAGGCTCAGGTAATATAACCTTTGCCAAACACCACCACACTTTGAGTTATTCCAAGCTAGGCTTAATATCTTTCCAAAGTTCATAAGAAGTAATTTTCTTATGAAGTACTTTATTATGAATGTGACAAGCCGAAAAATGGATTCCCCCACACATTGGTGGATAGCCTAAAACTAACAATTGTAGCATTcataatttcttttcatttgtttgatGTAGCTAAGATTTACATGTATAAACCTATCATACCAAATATAAATGAATAAACTGAGtaaaagcaagaaaataaattttcattaataGCACACAAGTGCGTTAAGAAATGACTTCCATGAACTCATGTTTATCTAAGTATGATCTgtcattttctcttctttattttctctcaattgaCAGTTTTTTCTCAGGatagtaaaataaaaacttttcaACTAAAGCCacaataaatatgcaaagtatCAGGCTGAATGATTTAATAATCAACTAGTACTGGCTTTGTTATAAATACGCCATTGGCCTATCAATCTTACGATATGATAATTTTTTTCGATGTTAAATAAGCTCTAATAGGAACATCAataattacatatattttattcCTAATCAGCAtgtcaaaaaaattgaaagctaAATGATATAGATGAAAAATTAGCAAATACTTTTAAAGTATTCATACTAATTTAGCATGCCATAGCTAATATAAGTGCTAGatgctatttcttttttgaaatagAACAATTTACAAATGGCACTACTTATAAGATACaatattcatataattataaaattttcaccAGTTTTAATTCAATCAAAGAGTACCTTCATcacttgatttttcttttccttttaaatacATGAAATTGTATATCaagtcttaaaaaaaataaggcatATAAATCAGAATTTAAGAACTCACAGTGGAGCCAACAGTTTTACTCTAAGATCTTCCAAAATAGGCTAAGTCACCACATACCAATTGGATGTCAAGAAAACCAATCAATTCAATATACACACCACATCTCTTCCTCCAACCATGTGTTTTCCTGCAAGATTATTCAACAAAGTAGTATTCTTTGCACACAATTAACAAtgtctatctttttcttttccttttttacaaCATATGTAATCATtcacttttgttattattaatcgGCGTGAATATTCTTCAACAAACTCAGCACAATACAATAGAAATTACTAAGTtctaaaaatctttaaaatgcTCAACTTTTATTGCAAAATTCGTGACCTAACtagaaaagattatttgacaaacaaattaaataacacaaatttgAGTTCAAATAATCGAAAACTCTTTTAgtcaaaatattttcagttgCAATACCTACACatgaaattaaacatttctTATGACAAACGAATCAATTATCAGATATTTTTCCACAACAAAGTCTTTATCTTTTCAACCAAGAATTGATTTCATCTTTCTTGTATGCGAATTGCATACCACAAACTCTAATAGTATTTGACTTCTCATAAGTTCAAGGCTTGCAGAACATTCAGCATTACCAGAATGCATAAAAATCTAAAGATAATCTAAACCTAACGTGCTAGCTCTTAAACAAACTTCATAATAGCATAATAAGAatattataaaacatattaccgTGATCATTTACAAAAATCAAGGGTGGTTGAAAGCTTATATTTTAAAAggtcattttcttttgaaaatggAAATTAACCTATAAATCTTGCATGTAATGGAAATTATAAAACTAATAATGAACCAGTAAGAAGAACATTAATAATCGTGAGAGAAGGGTTAAGCAATAAATGTTACCTCAATGAAGGTGGATTTATCAACAAAACTCATCTTCTCACTCTAGAACTTTCATCTAACCAATAAGTGCGATAGATTAGGTGTATGGAGAAGAAATGGTGCTGAGAGACATAGAGTaaggggtatttataggcaaagaatGTAGATGATTTGGTCATTTGGCCAACATTCCTCAAGTAAGTAACGAACGTTTGTGTAAAGTTTAGGGCTAGACGATCGTTTGGCATGTGGCTGTGATTGTTCGTGGTATTGTCTGACACACATGCTGAAGGCATGTGATGTACTTTCCGACACACTATACAACACGTCAACGATTGTTCATGGTAGGGACCATAATCATTTGGGAAGGGATAAGGATTGACTGGGAACGTCAGCTGCGGTTCCCTTCGATCATTCGCAAAAGGGTGACAAATGTTCGTCAAAGGTAGAACAAACATTCCAAGAATCATGGAGAACTTTCaaggagaaaaacaaaaagaataaatgaattaaaagcattctatttattttgtgtatatatatatatggttgtgtaattggattaatttcttataaaaatattgatttttatatggGCATTACATGGAATGAGTTATGATTACCCTAGAAAGGGAGTTGGTACGTGTTGTGGATTACTTGGTAATGAGTTTTCCTGGATGAGTATGATTACCTTGTAATGGAGTGTCAGTTTTCGTTACGGTACTCGATGATGAGTCTTTGATATGAGTTACGATTACTCTATAATGGGATGCCGGTATGACGGCCTAGCCGGTATGTTTACGGTCCTTTGTGGTGGGGAAACTGTAACACCCAAGAAAATAATTGAGGAGTTTAGTATTTATAATttacatttataaaataaaatggaactAATATTAGACTTTAAGTGACTTTAAGTGAGTCAGTTGACATATCGCATCTGTTATGAACtcagttttgtaagtatttatttACCTCATCTGCTCATCCATAAACTGGGACATTCTGAGTTCCTGCTACTGTGAAACATAACATAAGATTAATAACTCTTTTTAATCTATGACTAAACcctatttttagcatttttggCATGTCACGATCATTTGGCAACAAGGACGATCGATCATCTCACGAGTGACGAACGTTCGTGCAAGGCTTGGAGAATGTTCGACATTACCAGAATGCATGCAAATCTAAAGATAATCTAAACCTAACTTGCTAACTCTTAAACAAAGTTCCTAATAGCATAACAAGGGTATAATAGAACACGTCACAATGACTATTTATGAAAATCAAGAGTGGTTGAAagcttatattttgaaaaattcattttcttttgaaaagggaAATTAATCCATAAAGCTTGCATGTAAAACAAAGTgtaaaatgaataataaactAACAAGgataaaacattaataattgtGAAAGAAAGGTTAGGCAACAATGGTTAGCTTAATGTAGATGGATTATCAACAAAACTCCTCTTCTCACTCTAGAACTTCCCTTTCATCAAAAAGTGTGATAGAATGGGTGGATGGAGAAGAAATGATGTTGAGAGGCGTAGGGTAAGGGGTATTGATAGGCAAGGAATGCAGAGGATAAAGATAAACTGATTTGGTCATTTGGCGAACATTCCTCATGTAAGTCACAAATGTTCTTGTAAAATTTAGGGTTAGACGATAGTTTGGTGTACGGCTACGGTCGTTCGTGGTACGGTCTAACACACACATTGAAGGCGTGGGATGTACTTTTTGACACGCTGTACAAGACGTCAATGATCGCTCGTGGTGGGGATCTCGATCGTTCGTGAAAGGATAAGGATTTGTTTGGCCACATCAGCTAGGGTGTCTTACGATTGTTCGTAAAACGATGACAATTGTTCATCAAATATATAACGAACGTTTCAAGAAAATGGAGAACGTTCATGGAGGAAAATAAATGGATTAAAAGCcttatatttaatttgtaaaaaaaaaatattttgatggttgcatgattggattaatcttttaaaataaaaattgattttattacaGGGCACCACACGTAAGACCCAAATGTTGTTGCTCCTCTGTCATAGAATTACCAATCAAAGGTTTTCACTTCCCACTAGCTATATGACCCAAGCATTCAGTATCCCATAACTTTGTAGGAAGATGAAGCAATTTCACCCGAATGAGAATACAAGAATAAGAGATCTTCAACAATTGTATCCCTAGCTACCAACAATGAAGGATAATGATTTTGTTTGCTATATGCCACATTTGAGATTCAAGCATCTCATCCCGTGTCTTAACATCTTTGAAACGAAAGATGTAAAGACCATTATAAAGAGAGAAAACCTACATCTTACCATATTGGCTTCACATTTGATCCACCACCTTCTTCACcagaaagaaatgaagaggCTTGTCCAAGATTTGACTCACAAGACTTGGACTCCAACAAGCAATACCCCTGTTCATAGCTTCCATCAAAGGCTTCACCACAACTCGTCCATTTATACAAGTAggttcaaaaaattaaatcttcTCCTTAACCTTCTCATTTTTGAACAATTTCCTCCAATCGAGCACACCTTCTTTCTGAAAATTAACAGTATCAACCACACTTTCCCCAAATTTATGAATGAGAGAGTCTTTAATCTCCTTCTCATTGCTAACAACGAGAACCAAAACAGGGTAAGCAGACACCATCTTTTCTTCCACTTGAGCCTTTGCCCCTTACTACTCGCATCACTGCCACATTGATAATCATCAACACCATTCTCGCCCTCCATTATCAGAGCATCATTAACAACAATTGTATTAGTGATAATCTCATTGACCAATTTGAGATTCTCACCCCTTCCTCGACCACTCCTTGTACGCCTTGCCATTAGTAGGTTAACAATGAAGAGCCTCTAggacagagagaaaaaaagaaaccatcAAGATTTTAAGAGAAATATGAGCAAATTGGACCAAGATTTTTGATTTACCTCAATTTGTAACCCTAGTTACAGTGACTCCTTGACATTTGTGCACCAAAATTGTTAGCAGAAACTTCTagtttccacgtgacgttactacatcaaAGATAAAACTTTTatagcggaatatatatatatatatatatatttctaaagATAGGAATAAAtcgcataacacattagagctaaATACTTCAATATATTATAGatataatttagttttatattacaAAATGAATGAATTCTACGtacattaaataattaagtgcCATAAACGACACATAAACATAGTTAAACATGATAAACATAAGCAAAGTTTAAGTCATAATAAATGCAACAAGGAAAGCAAATATAAACTAATACAACTAACTCCGTAGAGGTTAGCACAAAATAAACATCAGATGGTCTAGTAACCATTAAAGCTGGCAAAGGGGTCCTCGCCTTCCCCTTCTTGACTTACATCGAAAACTATGTAAATATGacgttatcatatttacataggcACAGAGTCTTCCAATTTCATAGTATAAGAGACCGTTGGATTATTGAAGCAGATTTAAAAGATAATGAAAGTATGAATATGGATCGTCGTAACTAATTGGTTGGAGTCttagattttatatttcttCACACCTCTTGTTCTAGGCTAAATATCAGTTTGTTCACATCCGTTATACCCTCCCACCATATAAAGTTTACCTGTTTGTTGCTCAAAGCCTTTTGGTCCTAGCTTAGTTATATATTAAGGACTTTGGACTTCCCAATCCACTGATTTGCCATTTCCCTTGTGACGCCCTTGTATTTATACAAAAACATTGTAAGCAGAAACCTTCagttttcacgtgacattactataTCAGAGATagaactctcgcagcggaatattttcttcttctttctaaaCACTTAGGAATAACTCgtataacacatcagagctgactgaaatacctaaAAATTTTATAGACATAGCTTAGTTTTATATTACATAATGAATGCACTCTACGTGCATCAAAtaagtgccacaaacggcacataaaCATACATAATTAAACATGCTAAAGATAAGCAAAGTTTAAGTCACATTACATGCAACAAggaaaactaacatatactaaTACAACTAGCTCCTCAAAGGTTAGCACAAACTAAACAGCAGATGGTTTCTTGACCTACATCAAAAACTATGTAAATATGACGTTATCATCTTTACATAGGCACAAACAAGTGAGTCTTCAGTTTTCATAGCATAAGAAATAGTTGGATTATTGAagcaattttaaaagataatgaatgtatgaatatgcatcgtagtagcCAATTGGTATGAGTCTTAGATTTTATCTTTCATCACACCTCTCGTTCTAGGGAAAATAGCAGCCCGTTCACATTCGTTATGCCTTCCAACAATATAAAATTTACCTGTTTGTTGCTGAAAGCCTTCCGGTCCCAGCTTAGTTATATATTAAGGCCTTTGGACTTCATAGTCCACTGGTTTGTCATTTTCCCTACTACTCACTGGCTTTTGTTGATAACTATATTGTCatctatttatttctttagacACAATATGCATTTCACGTGCAACATTTCAAGGCAGATAATAAGACAACAATTATATTAATGAAATATAGTATCATCCCTAGTAAGTACTTCCATACATACACTTTTCAAACAACATAACACATTTATCAGTTCTTTTTCTAAACAACATGTTTTGGACCCTTTGCTATTTCTATCCATTATTATCAATCACTTCATTATTATGTAATAATTAACGATATAAAGACAATCACTTATAAGAATCCAAATATTAAGATTAATGTTTAAACACTAAAGCAAGCTTGAAGTCTTtggtgacataatgtttaaataTGAACCTTAAGTAAGGAAACATTATAAGGACATTAAAAGTAAAGACGATCACTCACAATAAtctaaacattaagatcaatagTTAAACCTGTAAGCAAGAGGCTATAACACTTAAACATAAATCCTAAAGTAAAGACAATCACTCGCAATTGTCTAAATATCAAGATCAATGGACAATCACTCATAAACCCTAGAAATTTTGTCGTATTGCCTATTTTAGGGCTACATATTTGTTTATAGAACAAAATTTTCCTCTAGCTAACCAAGcctataaaattgacatgtggtCTTAATTtgagcatgtgagaagtacacacacacacacacacacacacatatatatatatatatatagtagtcaCATGATAAGGGACACATGACAAAATTATAGGCTGGGTTGGAGGATAATTTGGAGGAAATTGATGTCCCTGTTTATATTAGGCGGTCAAAAAACTCAAGAGGTACGGCCGTATGGGTGGGCTGCGCTTATTGGGTCTCTGTCTAACAAGATGAACCCAATGGATGGGAACAATGGACTTGGATTGGGTTTGGACTTTATTAATAATGTGTCAATACTTGTGGCCCAACTACTTTTTGGTTGGATTGGTGGGCTTGGACAAGAAGAGTTTGTAGGCTGTTTGGGTTCAAATAGCAAGCTAGGGAATTTATAATTGAAGATTGAAGATATTtgcatggagagagagagagagagagagagagagagagagagagagagagagagagagagagtgatccAGAAGAGGATAATATGATAAAGAAAGTAACACAAAAGGGAAAGTGAGAGTACCAAGTCTTATCTAAAGCTTGAAAAAGTTGCTTTCCACTATCCAATGTTGGCTTAAAGTCGGTACATGAGTATGGGTAATTGAAGGCAAATATGCTATTCAAATCACCCAACATGGGATTCAGTGGTTGTTTCCTGCTCGCCACCAACGTCTCTTTTGGGGCCCCTCCTTTATGTCAATTTATTGCTATACTTCCACACCTTCAACACTCTACGGCTACCAATTATGCTTATCATCCATCATTCTTTGTGTTAATGGCTTCAGAATTAACCCTCTCTAGATTTAAACAATTCCATGGACACCGACTGTTTTCCTGTCTTAATTCCGGCGGAAATGATCTTGATATATAGTATGCCACTAATATGATTCTCACAAGAATATCTTATCAATCAGTACTAAAGATTCAAAAGTTAGATTTTGAATATTACTATTTAGCACACTCTTATACAACTACTTCTGTTATTGGTAGTgaaaattagtcattaaattaacgtttataaaacaaaaaattaaggattGATTTTTACTGTTACGTCATTTCAATTGTATAAAATTCATATAGTAGTCTATTAAAGGCATCTTATCATtgattaaaaggaaaagaacgaAAATTGTTTATAATTCATGAATGGGTAACTTTTAGTCTTTGGACACTGATGTCTTCGAAATTCAACCAAAGTTTTCAACTTTCTCCTTAAACACCTCCTATCTGCCATGTCCAGATTAGCATGGCAGTTCATATGGCATTGccagctttttcttttctttttattttatttttttattttttatttttttatttttctttctgatCTCCATCACCAGTTAAATACATTGCAATTGAAAGCTGCAGATTTATGACACACAGCATGATGATCGACTTTCTTTATCACTTTGCAAACGAGCTcttataccattttttttttctgaaactTAATTAATCAAGATATTTTTGAAGGTTAATTGTGATCATTATATTTAACCTGCTTCTCACTAATATGTTTCgactatatatattatgattttccagtttcattcaaatttcttttcattgtcttgatgttatatatatacatatactttcTGAACTACTTTAGATATGCATATGAACTCCCCTTTTGTAAGCTGCACCttctatatagtatatatatatatatatatatatatatatatatatatatatatatatatatatatatatatatatatatatatatatgggtacttttttttacgttttcattTACTATAGTACTCttgtccttatatatatatatatatatatataggccaagACTGCACCCAATAAATTTTGCACAAATTAACTACTCATGACCAattacatacacacacatatatatatatgcaattaaaattgaggaatatatacgATAAATATAGATTCTATCTGTAGCTCAGCTCCAGTACTTGGAATGGTTATGTATATGCAAATATAATAGATCCCTACACAAAATTCCACCAAAGATGAGAGAGGGAAGAAGAAATTAAGCAAGCAACCAATCCAAAGGGGAAATACGATGCCATGGAATTTATAAAGTGAGGCACAAGTGCAAGCACCTTCAAACAAGAACAAggatataaaaagaaaagaagcaacaCAAACTCCAAAGCATAAAGCAGAAGAAAGTAGTAATTGGacacaatataaaaatacaatcaagTTTGCATGATCGaatgagaagaaagaaatacaAGGACAAAGGCCATCCATCCATGCTAAACTAGTACTTGAGAGGGTTTCCATGCTGAAGCCCAAACCACAGGAACTTCCTTCCATGTCAAGTAAATTCCTGAGGATTCATGATCATCTCCTCCTTGTGGTGGCACAAGCGCCCACCCTGCTCTGTACCTTTTCAGCAATGCCTTCACATCATCCACAACATCATCACTAAACCCAGATGGAGAAAAAGCCTCCTTGAGCCTGTCACACCATTGCCTTCCTCTCTCCCTTCTCTCACACTCTCCTTGATCACTGTTTTCATGATCATCACAAGCCAAAACCCTAACTATGCTTCTCGAGCACTCCCTCTCCAGCATTAATCTGTCATTGCTTGTTGGGGGAAAGCTCTCCTCCAGCATCTCAAAGTACAATGTGTAGAATCTAAGGCACTCTTCAAAGCACTTGACAAAGTCATCTTTGGAGGAGGAAAAGTCAGCTTCTTCCTCAACAACTGTCACAACTCTAGGCCTAAGGGATTGGAAAATCCGGATCACAGCCGCCCTTTCCTCCACTTCCACTCTTCTTAAGGCGCCTATACAATTCACAGCaatggcttcatcctcttgAACACCTAGTCTCTCCTTTGTGAGCTCTCCCAAATGATTCAACCCACTTATTACATTAAATTCAAAGGGTACTCCCATTAGCCTTGCAAACTTCTCCATTCTCTGGCCTACTTCCTTCATGACTGAACTCACTGTGCTAGCTATCACCACAACAGTTAGCTTTAGATGAGGAGTCTCATCATTTCTTGTTGCCAAAGCTTCAAGCAAAGTAGGCCATTGGGTGCAAAGGTTGTTGCTTATATCAATTATGTGAAGCTTTGTATCCCCCTCTAAGGCCTCCAAAATGGCGCCATTGGAAGCAACATGACCAAAATTCATCCAAGGGCTTACATCCTGGAACTTTAGTATCAACTTCCTTGCAGAATC contains the following coding sequences:
- the LOC133879080 gene encoding protein SHORT-ROOT-like gives rise to the protein MDTTLFTTPQEAPTFFHCNQQSSDHAAAMDMQINNNNNNNQSHTSTSRSSDSTDHQLPSHASGKWASRLLNECARAISDKDSTKIHHLLWMLNELASPYGDCDQKLASYFLQALFCKATDSGQRCHKTLSSVAEKSNSFDSARKLILKFQDVSPWMNFGHVASNGAILEALEGDTKLHIIDISNNLCTQWPTLLEALATRNDETPHLKLTVVVIASTVSSVMKEVGQRMEKFARLMGVPFEFNVISGLNHLGELTKERLGVQEDEAIAVNCIGALRRVEVEERAAVIRIFQSLRPRVVTVVEEEADFSSSKDDFVKCFEECLRFYTLYFEMLEESFPPTSNDRLMLERECSRSIVRVLACDDHENSDQGECERRERGRQWCDRLKEAFSPSGFSDDVVDDVKALLKRYRAGWALVPPQGGDDHESSGIYLTWKEVPVVWASAWKPSQVLV